In Acanthochromis polyacanthus isolate Apoly-LR-REF ecotype Palm Island chromosome 15, KAUST_Apoly_ChrSc, whole genome shotgun sequence, a single genomic region encodes these proteins:
- the LOC127537627 gene encoding uncharacterized protein LOC127537627 isoform X5, giving the protein MEEVCVRRRFIEEVCVRRRFIEEVCVRRRFIEEVCVRRRSIEEVCVRRRFIEEVCVRRRFIEEVCVRRRFIEEVCVRRRSIEEVCVRRRFIEEVCVRRRFIEEVCVRRRFIEEVCVRRRSMEEVCVRRRFIEEVCVRRRFIEEVCVRRRSMEEVCVRRRFIEEVCVRRRFIEEVCVRRRFIEEVCVRRRFIEEVCVRRRSMEEVCVRRRSMEEVCVRRRFIEEVCVRRRFIEEVCVRRRFIEEVCVRRRFIEEVCVRRRSMEEVCVRRRFIEEVCVRRRFIEEVCVRRRFIEEVCVRRRFIEEVCVRRRFIEEVCVRRRSMEEVCVRRRFIEEVCVRRRFIEEVCVRRRFIEEVCVRRRFIEEVCVRRRSIEEVCVRRRSIEEVCVRRRFIEEVCVRRRSMEEVCVRRRSMEEVCVRRRFIEEVCVRRRFIEEVCVRRRFIEEVCVRRRFIEEVCVRRRFIEEVCVRRRSMEEVCVRRRFIEEVCVRRRFIEEVCVRRRFIEEVCVRRRSIEEVCVRRRFIEEVCVRRRFIEEVCVRRRSIEEVCVRRRFIEEVCVRRRFIEEVCVRRRFIEEVCVRRRFIEEVCVRRRSIEEVCVRRRFIEEVCVRRRSIEEVCVRRRFIEEVCVRRRFIEEVCVRRRSIEEVCVRRRFIEEVCVSRWSLGGFSGRSLNSCCRRIEHADVFFSPFVESRNNSCSGMFLDCDSVSVRHGRYGKYSDPLKFFTLCFIANLST; this is encoded by the exons atggaggaggtgtgtgttaggaggaggtttatagaggaggtgtgtgttaggaggaggtttatagaggaggtgtgtgttaggaggaggtttatagaggaggt gtgtgttaggaggaggtctatagaggaggtgtgtgttaggaggaggtttatagaggaggtgtgtgttaggaggaggtttatagaggaggtgtgtgttaggaggaggtttatagaggaggtgtgtgttaggaggaggtctatagaggaggtgtgtgttaggaggaggtttatagaggaggtgtgtgttaggaggaggtttatagaggaggtgtgtgttaggaggaggtttatagaggaggtgtgtgttaggaggaggtcgatggaggaggtgtgtgttaggaggagatttatagaggaggtgtgtgttaggaggaggtttatagaggaggtgtgtgttaggaggaggtcgatggaggaggtgtgtgttaggaggaggtttatagaggaggtgtgtgttaggaggaggtttatagaggaggtgtgtgttaggaggagatttatagaggaggtgtgtgttaggaggaggtttatagaggag gtgtgtgttaggaggaggtcgatggaggaggtgtgtgttaggaggaggtcgatggaggag gtgtgtgttaggaggagatttatagaggaggtgtgtgttaggaggaggtttatagaggag gtgtgtgttaggaggagatttatagaggaggtgtgtgttaggaggaggtttatagaggaggtgtgtgttaggaggaggtcgatggaggaggtgtgtgttaggaggaggtttatagaggaggtgtgtgttaggaggaggtttatagaggaggtgtgtgttaggaggaggtttatagaggaggtgtgtgttaggaggagatttatagaggaggtgtgtgttaggaggaggtttatagaggaggtgtgtgttaggaggaggtcgatggaggaggtgtgtgttaggaggaggtttatagaggaggtgtgtgttaggaggaggtttatagaggaggtgtgtgttaggaggaggtttatagaggaggtgtgtgttaggaggaggtttatagaggaggtgtgtgttaggaggaggtctatagaggaggtgtgtgttaggaggaggtctatagaggaggtgtgtgttaggaggaggtttatagaggaggtgtgtgttaggaggaggtcgatggaggaggtgtgtgttaggaggaggtcgatggaggaggtgtgtgttaggaggaggtttatagaggaggtgtgtgttaggaggagatttatagaggaggtgtgtgttaggaggaggtttatagaggaggtgtgtgttaggaggaggtttatagaggaggtgtgtgttaggaggaggtttatagaggaggtgtgtgttaggaggaggtcgatggaggaggtgtgtgttaggaggaggtttatagaggaggtgtgtgttaggaggaggtttatagaggaggtgtgtgttaggaggaggtttatagaggaggtgtgtgttaggaggaggtctatagaggaggtgtgtgttaggaggaggtttatagaggaggtgtgtgttaggaggaggtttatagaggaggtgtgtgttaggaggaggtctatagaggaggtgtgtgttaggaggaggtttatagaggaggtgtgtgttaggaggaggtttatagaggaggtgtgtgttaggaggaggtttatagaggaggtgtgtgttaggaggaggtttatagaggaggtgtgtgttaggaggaggtctatagaggaggtgtgtgttaggaggaggtttatagaggaggtgtgtgttaggaggaggtctatagaggaggtgtgtgttaggaggaggtttatagaggaggtgtgtgttaggaggaggtttatagaggaggtgtgtgttaggaggaggtctatagaggaggtgtgtgttaggaggaggtttatagaggaggtgtgtgtgtccaggtgGAGTTTGGGTGGATTTAGTGGTCGTTCTTTAAACTCCTGCTGCAGACGTATTGAACATGCAGACGtgtttttttcaccttttgttGAATCCAGAAACAACTCGTGCAGTGGAATGTTCTTGGATTGTGACAGTGTCAGTGTTAGACACGGtaggtacggaaagtattcagaccccttgaaatttttcactctctgtttcATTGCAAATTTGTCCACATAA
- the LOC127537627 gene encoding uncharacterized protein LOC127537627 isoform X16: MEEVCVRRRFIEEVCVRRRFIEEVCVRRRFIEEVCVRRRSIEEVCVRRRFIEEVCVRRRFIEEVCVRRRFIEEVCVRRRSIEEVCVRRRFIEEVCVRRRFIEEVCVRRRFIEEVCVRRRSMEEVCVRRRFIEEVCVRRRFIEEVCVRRRSMEEVCVRRRFIEEVCVRRRFIEEVCVRRRFIEEVCVRRRFIEEVCVRRRSMEEVCVRRRSMEEVCVRRRFIEEVCVRRRFIEEVCVRRRFIEEVCVRRRFIEEVCVRRRSMEEVCVRRRFIEEVCVRRRFIEEVCVRRRFIEEVCVRRRFIEEVCVRRRSIEEVCVRRRSIEEVCVRRRFIEEVCVRRRSMEEVCVRRRSMEEVCVRRRFIEEVCVRRRFIEEVCVRRRFIEEVCVRRRFIEEVCVRRRFIEEVCVRRRSMEEVCVRRRFIEEVCVRRRFIEEVCVRRRFIEEVCVRRRSIEEVCVRRRFIEEVCVRRRFIEEVCVRRRSIEEVCVRRRFIEEVCVRRRFIEEVCVRRRFIEEVCVRRRFIEEVCVRRRSIEEVCVRRRFIEEVCVRRRSIEEVCVRRRFIEEVCVRRRFIEEVCVRRRSIEEVCVRRRFIEEVCVSRWSLGGFSGRSLNSCCRRIEHADVFFSPFVESRNNSCSGMFLDCDSVSVRHGRYGKYSDPLKFFTLCFIANLST; this comes from the exons atggaggaggtgtgtgttaggaggaggtttatagaggaggtgtgtgttaggaggaggtttatagaggaggtgtgtgttaggaggaggtttatagaggaggt gtgtgttaggaggaggtctatagaggaggtgtgtgttaggaggaggtttatagaggaggtgtgtgttaggaggaggtttatagaggaggtgtgtgttaggaggaggtttatagaggaggtgtgtgttaggaggaggtctatagaggaggtgtgtgttaggaggaggtttatagaggaggtgtgtgttaggaggaggtttatagaggaggtgtgtgttaggaggaggtttatagaggaggtgtgtgttaggaggaggtcgatggaggaggtgtgtgttaggaggagatttatagaggaggtgtgtgttaggaggaggtttatagaggaggtgtgtgttaggaggaggtcgatggaggaggtgtgtgttaggaggaggtttatagaggaggtgtgtgttaggaggaggtttatagaggaggtgtgtgttaggaggagatttatagaggaggtgtgtgttaggaggaggtttatagaggag gtgtgtgttaggaggaggtcgatggaggaggtgtgtgttaggaggaggtcgatggaggag gtgtgtgttaggaggagatttatagaggag gtgtgtgttaggaggaggtttatagaggaggtgtgtgttaggaggagatttatagaggaggtgtgtgttaggaggaggtttatagaggaggtgtgtgttaggaggaggtcgatggaggaggtgtgtgttaggaggaggtttatagaggaggtgtgtgttaggaggaggtttatagaggaggtgtgtgttaggaggaggtttatagaggaggtgtgtgttaggaggaggtttatagaggaggtgtgtgttaggaggaggtctatagaggaggtgtgtgttaggaggaggtctatagaggaggtgtgtgttaggaggaggtttatagaggaggtgtgtgttaggaggaggtcgatggaggaggtgtgtgttaggaggaggtcgatggaggaggtgtgtgttaggaggaggtttatagaggaggtgtgtgttaggaggagatttatagaggaggtgtgtgttaggaggaggtttatagaggaggtgtgtgttaggaggaggtttatagaggaggtgtgtgttaggaggaggtttatagaggaggtgtgtgttaggaggaggtcgatggaggaggtgtgtgttaggaggaggtttatagaggaggtgtgtgttaggaggaggtttatagaggaggtgtgtgttaggaggaggtttatagaggaggtgtgtgttaggaggaggtctatagaggaggtgtgtgttaggaggaggtttatagaggaggtgtgtgttaggaggaggtttatagaggaggtgtgtgttaggaggaggtctatagaggaggtgtgtgttaggaggaggtttatagaggaggtgtgtgttaggaggaggtttatagaggaggtgtgtgttaggaggaggtttatagaggaggtgtgtgttaggaggaggtttatagaggaggtgtgtgttaggaggaggtctatagaggaggtgtgtgttaggaggaggtttatagaggaggtgtgtgttaggaggaggtctatagaggaggtgtgtgttaggaggaggtttatagaggaggtgtgtgttaggaggaggtttatagaggaggtgtgtgttaggaggaggtctatagaggaggtgtgtgttaggaggaggtttatagaggaggtgtgtgtgtccaggtgGAGTTTGGGTGGATTTAGTGGTCGTTCTTTAAACTCCTGCTGCAGACGTATTGAACATGCAGACGtgtttttttcaccttttgttGAATCCAGAAACAACTCGTGCAGTGGAATGTTCTTGGATTGTGACAGTGTCAGTGTTAGACACGGtaggtacggaaagtattcagaccccttgaaatttttcactctctgtttcATTGCAAATTTGTCCACATAA
- the LOC127537627 gene encoding uncharacterized protein LOC127537627 isoform X12: MEEVCVRRRFIEEVCVRRRFIEEVCVRRRFIEEVCVRRRSIEEVCVRRRFIEEVCVRRRFIEEVCVRRRFIEEVCVRRRSIEEVCVRRRFIEEVCVRRRFIEEVCVRRRFIEEVCVRRRSMEEVCVRRRFIEEVCVRRRFIEEVCVRRRSMEEVCVRRRFIEEVCVRRRFIEEVCVRRRFIEEVCVRRRFIEEVCVRRRSMEEVCVRRRSMEEVCVRRRSMEEVCVRRRFIEEVCVRRRFIEEVCVRRRFIEEVCVRRRFIEEVCVRRRFIEEVCVRRRSMEEVCVRRRFIEEVCVRRRFIEEVCVRRRFIEEVCVRRRFIEEVCVRRRSIEEVCVRRRSIEEVCVRRRFIEEVCVRRRSMEEVCVRRRSMEEVCVRRRFIEEVCVRRRFIEEVCVRRRFIEEVCVRRRFIEEVCVRRRFIEEVCVRRRSMEEVCVRRRFIEEVCVRRRFIEEVCVRRRFIEEVCVRRRSIEEVCVRRRFIEEVCVRRRFIEEVCVRRRSIEEVCVRRRFIEEVCVRRRFIEEVCVRRRFIEEVCVRRRFIEEVCVRRRSIEEVCVRRRFIEEVCVRRRSIEEVCVRRRFIEEVCVRRRFIEEVCVRRRSIEEVCVRRRFIEEVCVSRWSLGGFSGRSLNSCCRRIEHADVFFSPFVESRNNSCSGMFLDCDSVSVRHGRYGKYSDPLKFFTLCFIANLST, encoded by the exons atggaggaggtgtgtgttaggaggaggtttatagaggaggtgtgtgttaggaggaggtttatagaggaggtgtgtgttaggaggaggtttatagaggaggt gtgtgttaggaggaggtctatagaggaggtgtgtgttaggaggaggtttatagaggaggtgtgtgttaggaggaggtttatagaggaggtgtgtgttaggaggaggtttatagaggaggtgtgtgttaggaggaggtctatagaggaggtgtgtgttaggaggaggtttatagaggaggtgtgtgttaggaggaggtttatagaggaggtgtgtgttaggaggaggtttatagaggaggtgtgtgttaggaggaggtcgatggaggaggtgtgtgttaggaggagatttatagaggaggtgtgtgttaggaggaggtttatagaggaggtgtgtgttaggaggaggtcgatggaggaggtgtgtgttaggaggaggtttatagaggaggtgtgtgttaggaggaggtttatagaggaggtgtgtgttaggaggagatttatagaggaggtgtgtgttaggaggaggtttatagaggag gtgtgtgttaggaggaggtcgatggaggaggtgtgtgttaggaggaggtcgatggaggag gtgtgtgttaggaggaggtcgatggaggaggtgtgtgttaggaggaggtttatagaggaggtgtgtgttaggaggaggtttatagaggaggtgtgtgttaggaggaggtttatagaggaggtgtgtgttaggaggagatttatagaggaggtgtgtgttaggaggaggtttatagaggaggtgtgtgttaggaggaggtcgatggaggaggtgtgtgttaggaggaggtttatagaggaggtgtgtgttaggaggaggtttatagaggaggtgtgtgttaggaggaggtttatagaggaggtgtgtgttaggaggaggtttatagaggaggtgtgtgttaggaggaggtctatagaggaggtgtgtgttaggaggaggtctatagaggaggtgtgtgttaggaggaggtttatagaggaggtgtgtgttaggaggaggtcgatggaggaggtgtgtgttaggaggaggtcgatggaggaggtgtgtgttaggaggaggtttatagaggaggtgtgtgttaggaggagatttatagaggaggtgtgtgttaggaggaggtttatagaggaggtgtgtgttaggaggaggtttatagaggaggtgtgtgttaggaggaggtttatagaggaggtgtgtgttaggaggaggtcgatggaggaggtgtgtgttaggaggaggtttatagaggaggtgtgtgttaggaggaggtttatagaggaggtgtgtgttaggaggaggtttatagaggaggtgtgtgttaggaggaggtctatagaggaggtgtgtgttaggaggaggtttatagaggaggtgtgtgttaggaggaggtttatagaggaggtgtgtgttaggaggaggtctatagaggaggtgtgtgttaggaggaggtttatagaggaggtgtgtgttaggaggaggtttatagaggaggtgtgtgttaggaggaggtttatagaggaggtgtgtgttaggaggaggtttatagaggaggtgtgtgttaggaggaggtctatagaggaggtgtgtgttaggaggaggtttatagaggaggtgtgtgttaggaggaggtctatagaggaggtgtgtgttaggaggaggtttatagaggaggtgtgtgttaggaggaggtttatagaggaggtgtgtgttaggaggaggtctatagaggaggtgtgtgttaggaggaggtttatagaggaggtgtgtgtgtccaggtgGAGTTTGGGTGGATTTAGTGGTCGTTCTTTAAACTCCTGCTGCAGACGTATTGAACATGCAGACGtgtttttttcaccttttgttGAATCCAGAAACAACTCGTGCAGTGGAATGTTCTTGGATTGTGACAGTGTCAGTGTTAGACACGGtaggtacggaaagtattcagaccccttgaaatttttcactctctgtttcATTGCAAATTTGTCCACATAA
- the LOC127537627 gene encoding uncharacterized protein LOC127537627 isoform X2, protein MEEVCVRRRFIEEVCVRRRFIEEVCVRRRFIEEVCVRRRSIEEVCVRRRFIEEVCVRRRFIEEVCVRRRFIEEVCVRRRSIEEVCVRRRFIEEVCVRRRFIEEVCVRRRFIEEVCVRRRSMEEVCVRRRFIEEVCVRRRFIEEVCVRRRSMEEVCVRRRFIEEVCVRRRFIEEVCVRRRFIEEVCVRRRFIEEVCVRRRSMEEVCVRRRSMEEVCVRRRFIEEVCVRRRFIEEVCVRRRFIEEVCVRRRFIEEVCVRRRFIEEVCVRRRFIEEVCVRRRSMEEVCVRRRFIEEVCVRRRFIEEVCVRRRFIEEVCVRRRFIEEVCVRRRFIEEVCVRRRSMEEVCVRRRFIEEVCVRRRFIEEVCVRRRFIEEVCVRRRFIEEVCVRRRSIEEVCVRRRSIEEVCVRRRFIEEVCVRRRSMEEVCVRRRSMEEVCVRRRFIEEVCVRRRFIEEVCVRRRFIEEVCVRRRFIEEVCVRRRFIEEVCVRRRSMEEVCVRRRFIEEVCVRRRFIEEVCVRRRFIEEVCVRRRSIEEVCVRRRFIEEVCVRRRFIEEVCVRRRSIEEVCVRRRFIEEVCVRRRFIEEVCVRRRFIEEVCVRRRFIEEVCVRRRSIEEVCVRRRFIEEVCVRRRSIEEVCVRRRFIEEVCVRRRFIEEVCVRRRSIEEVCVRRRFIEEVCVSRWSLGGFSGRSLNSCCRRIEHADVFFSPFVESRNNSCSGMFLDCDSVSVRHGRYGKYSDPLKFFTLCFIANLST, encoded by the exons atggaggaggtgtgtgttaggaggaggtttatagaggaggtgtgtgttaggaggaggtttatagaggaggtgtgtgttaggaggaggtttatagaggaggt gtgtgttaggaggaggtctatagaggaggtgtgtgttaggaggaggtttatagaggaggtgtgtgttaggaggaggtttatagaggaggtgtgtgttaggaggaggtttatagaggaggtgtgtgttaggaggaggtctatagaggaggtgtgtgttaggaggaggtttatagaggaggtgtgtgttaggaggaggtttatagaggaggtgtgtgttaggaggaggtttatagaggaggtgtgtgttaggaggaggtcgatggaggaggtgtgtgttaggaggagatttatagaggaggtgtgtgttaggaggaggtttatagaggaggtgtgtgttaggaggaggtcgatggaggaggtgtgtgttaggaggaggtttatagaggaggtgtgtgttaggaggaggtttatagaggaggtgtgtgttaggaggagatttatagaggaggtgtgtgttaggaggaggtttatagaggag gtgtgtgttaggaggaggtcgatggaggaggtgtgtgttaggaggaggtcgatggaggaggtgtgtgttaggaggaggtttatagaggaggtgtgtgttaggaggaggtttatagaggaggtgtgtgttaggaggagatttatagaggaggtgtgtgttaggaggaggtttatagaggag gtgtgtgttaggaggagatttatagaggaggtgtgtgttaggaggaggtttatagaggaggtgtgtgttaggaggaggtcgatggaggaggtgtgtgttaggaggaggtttatagaggaggtgtgtgttaggaggaggtttatagaggaggtgtgtgttaggaggaggtttatagaggaggtgtgtgttaggaggagatttatagaggaggtgtgtgttaggaggaggtttatagaggaggtgtgtgttaggaggaggtcgatggaggaggtgtgtgttaggaggaggtttatagaggaggtgtgtgttaggaggaggtttatagaggaggtgtgtgttaggaggaggtttatagaggaggtgtgtgttaggaggaggtttatagaggaggtgtgtgttaggaggaggtctatagaggaggtgtgtgttaggaggaggtctatagaggaggtgtgtgttaggaggaggtttatagaggaggtgtgtgttaggaggaggtcgatggaggaggtgtgtgttaggaggaggtcgatggaggaggtgtgtgttaggaggaggtttatagaggaggtgtgtgttaggaggagatttatagaggaggtgtgtgttaggaggaggtttatagaggaggtgtgtgttaggaggaggtttatagaggaggtgtgtgttaggaggaggtttatagaggaggtgtgtgttaggaggaggtcgatggaggaggtgtgtgttaggaggaggtttatagaggaggtgtgtgttaggaggaggtttatagaggaggtgtgtgttaggaggaggtttatagaggaggtgtgtgttaggaggaggtctatagaggaggtgtgtgttaggaggaggtttatagaggaggtgtgtgttaggaggaggtttatagaggaggtgtgtgttaggaggaggtctatagaggaggtgtgtgttaggaggaggtttatagaggaggtgtgtgttaggaggaggtttatagaggaggtgtgtgttaggaggaggtttatagaggaggtgtgtgttaggaggaggtttatagaggaggtgtgtgttaggaggaggtctatagaggaggtgtgtgttaggaggaggtttatagaggaggtgtgtgttaggaggaggtctatagaggaggtgtgtgttaggaggaggtttatagaggaggtgtgtgttaggaggaggtttatagaggaggtgtgtgttaggaggaggtctatagaggaggtgtgtgttaggaggaggtttatagaggaggtgtgtgtgtccaggtgGAGTTTGGGTGGATTTAGTGGTCGTTCTTTAAACTCCTGCTGCAGACGTATTGAACATGCAGACGtgtttttttcaccttttgttGAATCCAGAAACAACTCGTGCAGTGGAATGTTCTTGGATTGTGACAGTGTCAGTGTTAGACACGGtaggtacggaaagtattcagaccccttgaaatttttcactctctgtttcATTGCAAATTTGTCCACATAA
- the LOC127537627 gene encoding uncharacterized protein LOC127537627 isoform X10, with the protein MEEVCVRRRFIEEVCVRRRFIEEVCVRRRFIEEVCVRRRSIEEVCVRRRFIEEVCVRRRFIEEVCVRRRFIEEVCVRRRSIEEVCVRRRFIEEVCVRRRFIEEVCVRRRFIEEVCVRRRSMEEVCVRRRFIEEVCVRRRFIEEVCVRRRSMEEVCVRRRFIEEVCVRRRFIEEVCVRRRFIEEVCVRRRFIEEVCVRRRFIEEVCVRRRFIEEVCVRRRSMEEVCVRRRFIEEVCVRRRFIEEVCVRRRFIEEVCVRRRFIEEVCVRRRFIEEVCVRRRSMEEVCVRRRFIEEVCVRRRFIEEVCVRRRFIEEVCVRRRFIEEVCVRRRSIEEVCVRRRSIEEVCVRRRFIEEVCVRRRSMEEVCVRRRSMEEVCVRRRFIEEVCVRRRFIEEVCVRRRFIEEVCVRRRFIEEVCVRRRFIEEVCVRRRSMEEVCVRRRFIEEVCVRRRFIEEVCVRRRFIEEVCVRRRSIEEVCVRRRFIEEVCVRRRFIEEVCVRRRSIEEVCVRRRFIEEVCVRRRFIEEVCVRRRFIEEVCVRRRFIEEVCVRRRSIEEVCVRRRFIEEVCVRRRSIEEVCVRRRFIEEVCVRRRFIEEVCVRRRSIEEVCVRRRFIEEVCVSRWSLGGFSGRSLNSCCRRIEHADVFFSPFVESRNNSCSGMFLDCDSVSVRHGRYGKYSDPLKFFTLCFIANLST; encoded by the exons atggaggaggtgtgtgttaggaggaggtttatagaggaggtgtgtgttaggaggaggtttatagaggaggtgtgtgttaggaggaggtttatagaggaggt gtgtgttaggaggaggtctatagaggaggtgtgtgttaggaggaggtttatagaggaggtgtgtgttaggaggaggtttatagaggaggtgtgtgttaggaggaggtttatagaggaggtgtgtgttaggaggaggtctatagaggaggtgtgtgttaggaggaggtttatagaggaggtgtgtgttaggaggaggtttatagaggaggtgtgtgttaggaggaggtttatagaggaggtgtgtgttaggaggaggtcgatggaggaggtgtgtgttaggaggagatttatagaggaggtgtgtgttaggaggaggtttatagaggaggtgtgtgttaggaggaggtcgatggaggaggtgtgtgttaggaggaggtttatagaggaggtgtgtgttaggaggaggtttatagaggaggtgtgtgttaggaggagatttatagaggaggtgtgtgttaggaggaggtttatagaggag gtgtgtgttaggaggagatttatagaggaggtgtgtgttaggaggaggtttatagaggaggtgtgtgttaggaggaggtcgatggaggaggtgtgtgttaggaggaggtttatagaggaggtgtgtgttaggaggaggtttatagaggaggtgtgtgttaggaggaggtttatagaggaggtgtgtgttaggaggagatttatagaggaggtgtgtgttaggaggaggtttatagaggaggtgtgtgttaggaggaggtcgatggaggaggtgtgtgttaggaggaggtttatagaggaggtgtgtgttaggaggaggtttatagaggaggtgtgtgttaggaggaggtttatagaggaggtgtgtgttaggaggaggtttatagaggaggtgtgtgttaggaggaggtctatagaggaggtgtgtgttaggaggaggtctatagaggaggtgtgtgttaggaggaggtttatagaggaggtgtgtgttaggaggaggtcgatggaggaggtgtgtgttaggaggaggtcgatggaggaggtgtgtgttaggaggaggtttatagaggaggtgtgtgttaggaggagatttatagaggaggtgtgtgttaggaggaggtttatagaggaggtgtgtgttaggaggaggtttatagaggaggtgtgtgttaggaggaggtttatagaggaggtgtgtgttaggaggaggtcgatggaggaggtgtgtgttaggaggaggtttatagaggaggtgtgtgttaggaggaggtttatagaggaggtgtgtgttaggaggaggtttatagaggaggtgtgtgttaggaggaggtctatagaggaggtgtgtgttaggaggaggtttatagaggaggtgtgtgttaggaggaggtttatagaggaggtgtgtgttaggaggaggtctatagaggaggtgtgtgttaggaggaggtttatagaggaggtgtgtgttaggaggaggtttatagaggaggtgtgtgttaggaggaggtttatagaggaggtgtgtgttaggaggaggtttatagaggaggtgtgtgttaggaggaggtctatagaggaggtgtgtgttaggaggaggtttatagaggaggtgtgtgttaggaggaggtctatagaggaggtgtgtgttaggaggaggtttatagaggaggtgtgtgttaggaggaggtttatagaggaggtgtgtgttaggaggaggtctatagaggaggtgtgtgttaggaggaggtttatagaggaggtgtgtgtgtccaggtgGAGTTTGGGTGGATTTAGTGGTCGTTCTTTAAACTCCTGCTGCAGACGTATTGAACATGCAGACGtgtttttttcaccttttgttGAATCCAGAAACAACTCGTGCAGTGGAATGTTCTTGGATTGTGACAGTGTCAGTGTTAGACACGGtaggtacggaaagtattcagaccccttgaaatttttcactctctgtttcATTGCAAATTTGTCCACATAA